A portion of the Lolium rigidum isolate FL_2022 chromosome 1, APGP_CSIRO_Lrig_0.1, whole genome shotgun sequence genome contains these proteins:
- the LOC124684623 gene encoding uncharacterized protein LOC124684623, giving the protein MGSLGPAVSVSMGKANGGGAAVGGQQQQQQKMERGVFSCSFRMPLHYPRYKKADYEAMPEWRVDCLLREYGLPVAGDVDDKRRFAMGAFLWPGQY; this is encoded by the coding sequence ATGGGATCCTTGGGCCCTGCCGTGAGCGTGAGCATGGGCAAGgccaacggcggcggcgcggccgtcggcggccagcagcagcagcagcagaagatGGAGCGCGGCGTGTTCAGCTGCAGCTTCCGGATGCCGCTGCACTACCCGCGGTACAAGAAGGCGGACTACGAGGCGATGCCGGAGTGGCGCGTCGACTGCCTGCTCCGGGAGTACGGCCtccccgtcgccggcgacgtcgaCGACAAGAGGCGCTTCGCCATGGGCGCCTTCCTCTGGCCCGGCCAGTACTGA